GGCGAGTGGGGGTTCGCGGCGGCTATCGGTGACGTGCTGTTCGACACCGGGCAATCGGATGCTGTGGTTCACAACGCGCGCCTTTTGGGTCTTCCCACGACGTTCGACGACATCGTTCTGAGTCACACGCACTTCGACCATACGGCGGGACTCGATCAATTTCTCGATCCGATGAATCAACCGAGGGTCTACCTCCACCCCGAAATCTGGACTCATCGGTACTCCACGGGACCGCCCAACGGCGGGTCGTTCCCTGATCCCGTTCATATCGGCGTTCCGTTCTCGCGAGCGGAAGTCGAAAGCGGTGCGGAACTGATCGAGCACCGCGAGCCGGTGGAAGTCACTGACGGCGTGTTCGCGTTAGGTAAGATTCCGCGCGAACACGCTGAGACGACGACTGGAAAGCGAACATCTGGCGGCGAACTCGTAGACGACACCGTTCCCGACGACCAAGCAGTCGCCGTGCGAACCGAAGACGGGACTGCCCTCGTCCTCGGTTGTTGCCATGCAGGCCTCCGCAATTCAGTCGAGTACGCC
This genomic stretch from Halogeometricum borinquense DSM 11551 harbors:
- a CDS encoding MBL fold metallo-hydrolase, producing MTEITILVDNTVGTAIPKGLRGEWGFAAAIGDVLFDTGQSDAVVHNARLLGLPTTFDDIVLSHTHFDHTAGLDQFLDPMNQPRVYLHPEIWTHRYSTGPPNGGSFPDPVHIGVPFSRAEVESGAELIEHREPVEVTDGVFALGKIPREHAETTTGKRTSGGELVDDTVPDDQAVAVRTEDGTALVLGCCHAGLRNSVEYAEAVTGQTVRYIIGGTHLVALDDAGVHDVADWLAGKIDLFAGTHCTGFRAQQILSDRLSDAFRFVGVGTTLELPPRRK